In a single window of the Papaver somniferum cultivar HN1 chromosome 8, ASM357369v1, whole genome shotgun sequence genome:
- the LOC113304469 gene encoding remorin-like, with amino-acid sequence MGEGELKKVEAAETPSTTTELAPMTLTPVTEEAVCKDEKTVSPPPSAEKVDDSKALAVIEKEKTEVEKISGHGSHERDSALARLESEKRMSLIKAWEESEKTKAENKALKKMSSLSAWENSKKATIEMELKKIEEKLEKKKGEYIEKMNNKIGLLHKDAEEKRAMIQAKRGEELLKAEETAAKYRATGLAPKKLFGCLG; translated from the exons ATGGGTGAAGGAGAATTGAAGAAGGTTGAAGCAGCTGAAACTCCAAGCACAACAACAGAATTAGCACCAATGACACTAACACCAGTCACTGAGGAAGCTGTTTGTAAAGATGAGAAAACTGTTTCGCCTCCACCATCTGCTGAGAAAGTTGATGACTCTAAAGCTCTTGCCGTTATTGAAA AGGAAAAAACTGAAGTAGAGAAAATTTCAGGGCATGGATCTCATGAGAGAG ATTCTGCTCTTGCTCGGCTTGAATCAGAAAAGAGAATGTCTTTAATCAAAGCATGGGAAGAAAGTGAAAagacaaaagcagagaacaa GGCACTGAAAAAGATGTCCTCCCTTTCAGCATGGGAGAACTCCAAGAAAGCAACTATTGAAATGGAACTCAAGAAAATTGAG GAAAAACTTGAGAAGAAGAAGGGAGAATACATAGAGAAAATGAACAACAAAATCGGTTTACTTCACAAGGATGCAGAAGAAAAGAGGGCAATGATCCAGGCAAAACGCGGTGAAGAGCTTCTTAAGGCAGAGGAAACCGCAGCCAAGTACCGAGCAACAGGGTTAGCACCAAAGAAGCTCTTTGGATGTTTAGGCTGA